One genomic window of Thermithiobacillus plumbiphilus includes the following:
- a CDS encoding 3-deoxy-D-manno-octulosonic acid transferase, giving the protein MDQAQEQRLEGLCSRFKEQRDARRWIGYFANLHEGEDALAYRLFGALMRVKMGLMIIAPDREERFEPVYRDSLKYHLQTIRHGRLATSFAPLKTRVYFIETPGMIEAFYPCANFCIPGGTLAGGEVDLVSPIEANCPLILGPAMPESAFKRGLLEAGGAVAANTLEEVVELARPWITDPEDARAHARRAAEWLAKNPQLAGR; this is encoded by the coding sequence ATGGACCAAGCTCAGGAACAACGACTTGAGGGCCTCTGCAGCCGATTCAAGGAGCAACGAGATGCCAGGCGCTGGATCGGCTACTTTGCCAACCTGCACGAGGGGGAGGATGCCCTTGCCTATCGACTTTTCGGCGCGCTGATGCGCGTCAAGATGGGGCTGATGATCATCGCGCCTGACCGGGAGGAGCGGTTTGAACCCGTCTATCGTGACAGTCTGAAATACCATCTGCAGACCATCCGTCATGGACGGCTGGCAACCAGCTTTGCGCCCCTGAAAACCCGGGTCTATTTCATAGAGACGCCGGGCATGATTGAAGCTTTCTACCCCTGCGCGAACTTCTGCATTCCGGGTGGGACGCTGGCAGGCGGCGAAGTGGATCTCGTCTCGCCCATCGAGGCCAACTGCCCGCTGATACTTGGGCCGGCCATGCCGGAGAGCGCATTCAAGCGGGGCCTGCTGGAAGCCGGTGGTGCCGTGGCCGCCAACACGCTGGAGGAAGTGGTGGAGCTTGCGAGACCCTGGATCACCGATCCCGAAGACGCCAGAGCGCATGCCCGGCGCGCGGCGGAATGGCTGGCGAAGAACCCGCAACTGGCAGGCCGCTAA
- the minC gene encoding septum site-determining protein MinC, with the protein MSSAAPLRIKADRFLFPVIFPVSADMAALRDALREKLAMAGDFLRSASLVLDLGEWQSVNAQSFATLLQFIEAEGLHIIGLRNAPETLAARARAQGITLLHAARQAEPEVAPEPQAAAPVPVQGALVLEQPVRSGQQVYARGRDLVALQGVNIGAEVLADGNIFVYGRLAGRALAGAVGDAGARIFATQLALPQLISIAGNFMLSDHPLVGQHEGKSVSIRLQSEDLVFEPLGY; encoded by the coding sequence ATGTCTTCAGCAGCTCCCCTGCGCATCAAGGCAGACCGTTTCCTGTTTCCTGTGATTTTCCCTGTCTCCGCCGACATGGCCGCCCTGCGCGACGCCCTGCGCGAAAAGCTGGCCATGGCCGGGGACTTCCTGCGTAGCGCCAGTCTGGTACTGGATCTTGGCGAATGGCAGAGTGTCAATGCCCAGAGCTTTGCGACCCTCCTGCAGTTCATCGAGGCCGAGGGCCTGCACATCATTGGCTTGCGTAATGCCCCGGAAACGCTGGCGGCGCGGGCTCGGGCCCAGGGCATCACCCTGCTGCATGCCGCCCGCCAGGCCGAGCCGGAAGTGGCGCCCGAGCCGCAGGCGGCAGCGCCAGTGCCGGTCCAGGGCGCGCTTGTGCTCGAACAGCCAGTACGCTCTGGCCAGCAGGTTTATGCCCGGGGCCGGGATCTGGTTGCTTTGCAGGGCGTGAACATCGGCGCCGAAGTGCTCGCCGATGGCAACATCTTTGTATATGGCCGTCTCGCAGGGCGTGCCCTGGCCGGAGCTGTCGGCGATGCCGGGGCACGCATTTTCGCGACCCAACTCGCGTTGCCGCAGCTGATTTCCATTGCCGGCAACTTCATGCTTTCCGACCACCCGCTGGTGGGGCAGCATGAGGGCAAGAGCGTGAGTATCCGCTTGCAGTCGGAAGATCTTGTATTCGAACCTTTGGGGTATTGA
- the minD gene encoding septum site-determining protein MinD: protein MARVIVVTSGKGGVGKTTTSANIAFELARRGHPTCVVDFDIGLRNLDLVLGCERRVVYDLVNVLQGEARLSQALIRDKREKNLAILPASQTKNKDVLTLDGVGRIIAELAEEFSYIVCDSPAGIEQGAMHAMYYADDAFVVVNPEVSSVRDADRMIGLLTAKSRRAQMGEPPIKEYLLVTRYQPKRVAEGEMLSADDIIDTLRIKLLGVIPESSDVLQASNSGEPVVQSKSQAGEAYKDIVGRYLGEDVPLRFMNVEGGFFSRLFKWGK, encoded by the coding sequence ATGGCAAGAGTGATTGTTGTGACATCGGGAAAGGGTGGCGTCGGCAAGACGACCACCAGTGCTAACATAGCCTTTGAACTGGCGCGGCGGGGGCATCCGACCTGCGTGGTGGACTTTGACATCGGTTTGCGGAATCTCGATCTGGTGCTCGGTTGCGAGCGCCGGGTGGTCTATGACCTGGTGAACGTCCTGCAGGGCGAGGCGCGTCTGAGCCAGGCCCTGATCCGCGACAAGCGCGAGAAGAATCTGGCCATCCTGCCGGCCTCGCAGACCAAGAACAAGGATGTGCTGACCCTCGATGGTGTAGGGCGCATCATTGCCGAACTGGCCGAAGAGTTCAGCTACATCGTCTGCGATTCTCCCGCCGGCATCGAGCAGGGTGCCATGCACGCCATGTACTATGCCGATGACGCCTTCGTGGTCGTCAATCCGGAAGTTTCCTCCGTGCGCGATGCCGACCGCATGATCGGGCTGCTGACGGCAAAGTCGCGGCGGGCGCAGATGGGCGAGCCGCCAATCAAGGAATACCTGCTGGTGACCCGTTATCAGCCCAAGCGGGTGGCCGAAGGGGAGATGCTGTCGGCGGACGATATCATCGATACCCTGCGCATCAAGCTGCTGGGTGTCATCCCCGAATCCTCGGACGTGCTACAGGCCTCCAATTCCGGCGAACCGGTGGTGCAGAGCAAGAGCCAGGCCGGCGAGGCCTACAAGGACATCGTCGGGCGTTATCTCGGCGAAGACGTTCCCTTGCGTTTCATGAACGTCGAGGGCGGTTTCTTTTCCCGACTCTTCAAGTGGGGTAAGTGA
- the minE gene encoding cell division topological specificity factor MinE, which translates to MGILDFIFQKPKTATVAKERLQIILAHERGVGDRAIDADFIPRMQQEILEVVTRYLPISKDDVNINLARQGSVEIFELNVSLNAAAEEKARSGR; encoded by the coding sequence ATGGGTATCCTCGATTTCATTTTCCAGAAGCCAAAGACGGCCACGGTGGCCAAGGAGCGCCTGCAGATCATCCTGGCGCATGAGCGCGGGGTGGGGGATCGTGCCATCGACGCCGACTTCATCCCGCGCATGCAGCAGGAAATCCTGGAGGTCGTGACGCGCTATCTGCCCATCAGCAAGGATGACGTGAATATCAATCTGGCACGCCAGGGGTCCGTGGAGATCTTCGAGCTGAATGTTTCCCTGAATGCCGCCGCGGAAGAGAAGGCCCGGTCCGGTCGCTGA
- the glgA gene encoding glycogen synthase GlgA produces MLRVLFVSSEMMPLSKTGGLGDVSFSLPAALRRLGHDVRVLTPFYGSVLQAGIGTGDLVAALPMPGFSEPVELRLYVDPRHGVPIYLLNYPPYYLRYGNIYQDPFGKDWSDNDLRFALLSRIGQEIAQARVSELDWRPQVVHANDWQSGLLPYLLELEARVGASRPATLFTVHNLAYQGIFPPSSVAKLGLPPADFHPLGTEYYGQFSFMKTALLYADRITTVSPTYAREIQTKAYGMGLEGLLQARSGVLSGILNGIDAEYWNPAQDSNLPATYSAADLAGKQTCKAALQQEMGLPVDANRLLFGSVGRLVTQKGMDLVADALPAMLRESGGQFVLLGSGDRELESRFQALAQEYPEQVAVRLGYDEGLAHRIEAGLDLFLMPSRFEPCGLNQMYSLAYGTLPLVRRTGGLADTVIDASPVALADGTANGFVFEDASSVALLEAFSHAVSTYSKPDLWRQLQQRGMTQDFSWDRAAQQYAHLYSQIIRF; encoded by the coding sequence ATGCTGCGCGTTCTCTTTGTCAGCTCTGAAATGATGCCCCTGTCAAAGACGGGTGGCCTGGGCGATGTGTCCTTCTCACTGCCGGCAGCGCTGCGGCGGCTTGGGCATGACGTTCGCGTGCTCACGCCTTTTTATGGTTCGGTGCTGCAGGCCGGGATCGGTACCGGAGACCTGGTGGCAGCTCTGCCGATGCCGGGCTTCTCGGAACCGGTGGAACTGCGCCTGTACGTCGATCCAAGGCATGGCGTGCCGATCTACCTGCTCAACTATCCCCCCTATTACCTGCGTTACGGCAATATCTACCAGGACCCTTTCGGCAAGGACTGGTCCGACAATGACCTGCGTTTTGCGCTGCTCTCCCGGATTGGTCAGGAGATAGCACAGGCGCGGGTCAGCGAGCTTGACTGGCGGCCGCAGGTGGTGCATGCCAATGACTGGCAGAGCGGATTGCTGCCTTATCTGCTGGAGCTCGAAGCGCGTGTGGGCGCGAGTCGCCCGGCGACACTGTTCACCGTGCACAACCTGGCCTATCAGGGCATCTTCCCGCCCTCTAGCGTGGCAAAACTGGGCCTGCCGCCAGCGGATTTCCACCCGCTGGGCACGGAGTACTACGGTCAGTTCTCCTTCATGAAAACCGCACTGCTCTACGCCGACCGGATCACGACCGTGAGCCCGACTTATGCCCGCGAAATTCAGACCAAGGCCTATGGCATGGGACTGGAAGGTCTGCTGCAGGCCCGATCAGGCGTGCTTTCCGGCATTCTCAACGGCATCGACGCCGAATACTGGAATCCGGCGCAGGATTCCAATCTGCCGGCCACTTACAGCGCGGCTGACCTGGCTGGCAAGCAGACCTGCAAGGCGGCCCTGCAGCAGGAAATGGGGCTGCCCGTCGATGCGAATCGCCTGCTGTTCGGATCAGTGGGCCGGCTGGTCACGCAAAAGGGGATGGATCTCGTTGCCGATGCCCTGCCTGCCATGCTGCGCGAATCCGGTGGACAGTTCGTGCTGCTGGGCAGTGGTGACCGCGAGCTTGAAAGTCGTTTCCAGGCCCTGGCTCAGGAGTACCCGGAGCAGGTTGCGGTCAGGCTGGGCTACGATGAGGGCCTGGCACACCGGATCGAAGCGGGGCTGGACCTCTTTCTCATGCCCTCGCGGTTCGAGCCCTGCGGCCTGAACCAGATGTACAGCCTTGCCTACGGCACATTGCCGCTGGTCCGGCGTACTGGCGGGCTGGCCGATACCGTGATCGACGCCAGTCCCGTGGCCCTGGCTGATGGGACCGCCAATGGTTTCGTTTTTGAGGATGCAAGTAGCGTCGCTCTGCTGGAGGCCTTTTCGCACGCCGTTTCGACTTACTCGAAACCCGATCTCTGGCGTCAGTTGCAACAGCGCGGGATGACCCAGGATTTCAGCTGGGATCGCGCGGCCCAGCAGTACGCGCATCTCTATAGCCAGATCATCCGCTTCTAG
- a CDS encoding PPK2 family polyphosphate kinase produces the protein MDKPEILPRLDQIDPAFTGDMDKAEAQDCLTDFRSRLLHLHELLYADRRYAVLVILQGMDTSGKDGTLRHVLSGLNPVGTRVFSFKTPNDEERAHDYLWRVHRNVPPRGSIGVFNRSHYEDVVITYVHGQIDEAERNQRLEQIRNFESYLVQNRIVLLKFFLHISREEQGERLAARIRNPEKMWKLSASDLSERPHWDKYQLAYNEALQATHTADAPWIIVPADRKWYRNCVIARQLALALESLDLRWPDAPVP, from the coding sequence ATGGATAAGCCGGAGATTCTGCCACGTCTTGACCAGATCGACCCCGCATTTACCGGGGATATGGACAAGGCCGAGGCCCAGGACTGTCTTACCGACTTTCGCAGCCGCTTGCTGCATCTGCACGAACTGCTGTATGCCGACCGACGTTACGCTGTGCTGGTCATCCTGCAGGGCATGGACACCTCGGGCAAGGACGGCACCCTGCGTCACGTGCTTTCTGGCCTGAATCCCGTGGGCACCCGCGTCTTTTCCTTCAAGACGCCCAACGATGAGGAACGCGCTCATGACTACCTGTGGCGCGTTCATCGGAACGTGCCGCCCCGTGGCAGCATCGGTGTCTTCAACCGTTCGCATTATGAGGACGTGGTGATTACCTATGTGCACGGGCAGATCGATGAGGCCGAGCGTAATCAGCGACTCGAGCAGATCCGCAACTTTGAATCCTACCTGGTGCAGAACCGGATCGTGCTGCTGAAATTCTTCTTGCACATATCCCGCGAGGAGCAGGGCGAGCGGCTGGCCGCCCGGATACGCAATCCGGAAAAGATGTGGAAACTTTCCGCGTCCGATCTGTCCGAAAGGCCGCACTGGGACAAATATCAACTGGCGTATAATGAAGCCCTGCAGGCCACGCACACCGCGGATGCGCCGTGGATCATCGTGCCGGCCGACCGCAAGTGGTACCGAAACTGCGTGATCGCCCGTCAGCTGGCGCTGGCCCTGGAAAGTCTCGACCTGCGCTGGCCGGATGCCCCGGTACCCTGA
- a CDS encoding L,D-transpeptidase: MILLLLMSATALHAETTPQVQTPMVQKVAPVTLPPVEPAKPLPWPDLQVPADAHGKPWILIDTRQQILEIRRDRALLKRFGYVAIGRGGAAPLRRMGDGKTPLGTYHIAWINDDSRFHIFFGLDFPNGADLARAYQNSMINREVYGRNMMRVERGMAPMQNTALGGSIGIHGLGPRDVNLHRRYNWTDGCIALDNEEVEELASWVEIGTTVVIR; the protein is encoded by the coding sequence ATGATCCTGCTGCTGTTGATGAGCGCCACTGCCTTGCATGCAGAGACCACTCCCCAGGTGCAAACGCCGATGGTGCAAAAGGTCGCGCCCGTGACGCTGCCGCCGGTCGAGCCGGCCAAACCCTTGCCCTGGCCGGACCTGCAGGTACCTGCGGATGCCCATGGCAAGCCCTGGATCCTGATCGATACCCGTCAGCAGATTCTGGAGATACGCCGAGACAGGGCACTGCTCAAACGGTTTGGCTATGTGGCGATAGGGCGTGGTGGCGCTGCGCCATTGCGTCGAATGGGGGATGGAAAAACCCCGCTGGGTACCTATCATATCGCCTGGATCAACGATGACAGCCGCTTCCACATCTTCTTCGGTCTGGATTTTCCGAATGGTGCCGATCTGGCGCGTGCCTACCAGAACAGCATGATCAACCGGGAGGTCTATGGCCGCAACATGATGCGGGTTGAAAGGGGGATGGCTCCGATGCAGAATACGGCACTTGGTGGGTCGATCGGGATTCATGGTCTGGGGCCACGCGATGTCAATCTCCACCGCCGCTATAACTGGACGGATGGCTGCATTGCCCTGGACAATGAGGAAGTCGAGGAACTTGCCAGCTGGGTCGAGATCGGAACCACCGTCGTTATCCGATGA
- a CDS encoding Lpp/OprI family alanine-zipper lipoprotein, translating to MRKMLVNGLKLSAILLPMGLAACASTGDLRRVEATANTAKTTAEQANQTANTAQSTANEALNRANTAQTTANDAVNRVNQIQQQMASQPQPQMGGNMGGSMGGGSEGSFDRSMRK from the coding sequence ATGAGGAAAATGCTGGTAAATGGGTTGAAACTGTCTGCTATCCTCCTGCCCATGGGACTGGCCGCATGCGCATCGACGGGTGATCTGCGCCGCGTCGAAGCCACTGCCAATACCGCCAAGACCACGGCGGAGCAGGCCAACCAGACCGCCAACACCGCCCAGTCCACTGCCAACGAGGCACTGAACCGCGCCAACACCGCCCAGACCACTGCCAATGACGCAGTGAACCGGGTCAACCAGATTCAGCAGCAGATGGCTTCCCAGCCGCAGCCCCAGATGGGTGGCAACATGGGTGGCAGCATGGGCGGCGGTTCCGAAGGCAGCTTCGACCGCTCCATGCGCAAGTAA
- a CDS encoding L,D-transpeptidase family protein codes for MSIACSLTLATLAAVPADAETFALPPAGEDVVGKPQIIITREKDTLLDIARSYDLGYDEIVKANPGVDPWLPKPGTRILLPTQFILPEGKRQGIVLNIAEMRLYFFPKAKAGQTPVVVTHPVGIGREGWSTPLGETKVASKRANPKWYVPQSIQKEHAEKGDPLPRVVPAGPDNPLGNYAMPLGIPGYLIHGTNKPFGIGRRISHGCIQLYPEDIEGLFKDIPVGTPVRIINHPYKAGWLGDKIYLETHQPLEEDAKKGVNLTPMVNIILDAAKDRKVVNWDKATEVASRHIGIPMTVSVNTPSIDEELLALNQLEPSPNLAKRDDAHEPSLAEVTGKWFIKVGGLDNQENAYRLAAMLRHLGPPIPAMATQDGGAYQVLSGPYSNRAEALKASRRINTNLEVTAQVMAPLGGNQKTGQSIVKDRKG; via the coding sequence TTGTCGATAGCCTGCAGTCTGACGCTTGCCACACTGGCTGCCGTACCCGCTGATGCCGAAACCTTTGCCTTGCCACCGGCAGGCGAGGACGTCGTTGGCAAGCCGCAGATCATCATCACCCGCGAGAAGGACACCCTGCTCGATATCGCCCGCAGCTACGATCTGGGCTACGACGAAATCGTCAAGGCCAACCCCGGTGTCGATCCCTGGCTGCCCAAGCCTGGGACCCGGATCCTGCTGCCAACCCAGTTCATCCTGCCCGAGGGGAAACGCCAGGGCATCGTGCTCAACATAGCCGAGATGCGGCTCTATTTCTTCCCGAAGGCCAAGGCCGGGCAGACTCCGGTGGTCGTCACCCACCCGGTCGGGATCGGCCGCGAGGGGTGGTCGACGCCGCTTGGCGAAACCAAGGTGGCCTCCAAGCGGGCCAATCCCAAATGGTACGTGCCGCAGTCCATCCAGAAAGAGCATGCCGAGAAGGGTGATCCCCTGCCCCGCGTCGTACCGGCCGGGCCCGATAATCCGCTGGGCAACTATGCCATGCCACTGGGCATCCCGGGCTATCTCATCCACGGTACCAACAAGCCCTTCGGCATTGGCCGGCGGATCAGCCATGGTTGCATCCAGCTCTATCCAGAGGACATCGAGGGCTTGTTCAAGGATATCCCGGTGGGTACACCGGTACGCATCATCAATCACCCCTACAAGGCGGGCTGGCTGGGTGACAAGATCTACCTGGAAACACATCAGCCACTAGAAGAAGACGCGAAGAAGGGCGTCAATCTCACGCCGATGGTGAACATCATTCTGGATGCCGCCAAGGACCGCAAGGTGGTGAACTGGGACAAGGCAACGGAAGTTGCTTCCCGCCATATCGGCATACCCATGACGGTCTCCGTCAATACGCCGTCCATTGACGAGGAATTGCTGGCCCTGAACCAGCTCGAACCCTCTCCCAATCTGGCCAAGCGGGATGACGCGCATGAGCCGAGTCTGGCGGAGGTGACCGGCAAGTGGTTCATCAAGGTGGGGGGCCTGGATAATCAGGAAAACGCTTACAGGCTTGCCGCCATGCTCAGGCACCTGGGCCCGCCGATCCCGGCGATGGCCACTCAGGATGGCGGCGCCTATCAGGTCCTCTCAGGTCCCTACAGTAATCGTGCAGAGGCGCTGAAAGCCAGCCGTCGCATCAACACCAATCTGGAGGTAACGGCCCAGGTCATGGCCCCGCTGGGCGGCAACCAGAAAACCGGCCAGTCCATCGTGAAGGACAGGAAAGGCTGA
- a CDS encoding FIST C-terminal domain-containing protein, protein MKGKVATGLRASQHASPSLALAALEEALEKLGERQANSILLLLTPDFLPMLDATLRSCARRASCTRILGANCRGVLTEAGAILDQAGCAVMVFTDPYRLDPPQTGSDGETQLSFATADACDWGWLQQGHPRIGMLTSPGLRGGRAWSGIRSTASGRIQALISGISDSGTVLSRGLRQLTPLLHVSRSEGSRILALDGRPALEWLARCLPYSARESEKIPLHHLMLACPLDEAGTLQNGRFRLLHITRTDPADQRLELSEPVESGQGIYFVLRDPVVAERDTRSGLELLQARLPEPAFAFLFASFGRGPEFHAGKNRDLELYKDYYSHTPLIGSYGLGEIGPLENETHLFQYTSVFSAFV, encoded by the coding sequence ATGAAGGGCAAGGTGGCCACCGGGCTGCGCGCGAGCCAGCATGCCAGCCCATCCCTGGCCCTGGCAGCGCTTGAGGAAGCTCTGGAAAAACTCGGCGAGCGCCAGGCGAACAGCATCCTGCTCTTGCTCACCCCGGATTTCCTGCCCATGCTGGATGCCACCCTGCGCAGCTGTGCGCGTCGGGCAAGCTGTACCCGGATCCTGGGCGCGAACTGCCGCGGGGTGCTCACCGAGGCAGGCGCCATCCTGGATCAGGCTGGCTGTGCGGTCATGGTGTTTACGGATCCCTACCGCCTCGATCCACCGCAGACCGGCAGCGATGGCGAGACCCAGCTCAGTTTCGCCACGGCGGATGCCTGTGACTGGGGATGGCTGCAACAGGGCCATCCACGCATCGGCATGCTGACCAGTCCCGGCCTGCGTGGCGGGCGGGCCTGGAGCGGTATCCGCAGTACCGCATCAGGACGCATACAGGCCCTGATCAGCGGCATCAGCGATTCCGGCACGGTATTGTCACGCGGACTTCGTCAGCTCACACCCCTGCTGCACGTGAGCCGGAGTGAGGGTAGCCGGATTCTCGCGCTCGACGGGCGCCCGGCACTTGAATGGCTGGCCCGCTGTCTGCCTTACAGTGCCCGGGAATCCGAGAAGATCCCATTGCACCATCTGATGCTGGCCTGCCCTTTGGACGAGGCTGGCACCTTGCAGAACGGCCGCTTTCGGTTGCTGCACATCACCCGGACCGATCCTGCGGATCAACGCCTGGAACTGAGTGAACCCGTGGAATCCGGCCAGGGTATCTATTTCGTCCTGCGGGACCCGGTTGTGGCTGAGCGGGATACCCGTAGCGGACTGGAACTGCTGCAGGCCCGCCTCCCGGAGCCAGCCTTTGCCTTTCTGTTTGCATCCTTTGGGCGGGGTCCTGAGTTTCATGCTGGCAAGAATCGGGATCTTGAACTATATAAGGATTACTATTCACATACGCCTTTGATCGGATCCTACGGGCTTGGGGAAATTGGTCCGCTGGAAAACGAGACCCATTTGTTCCAATATACGTCCGTGTTTTCCGCCTTCGTCTAA
- the nth gene encoding endonuclease III, with protein MQTQKIETFFARLAAAIPSPKTELNYSTPYELLVAVALSAHTTDKSVNKATARLFPVANTPAAIAQLGVDGVREYIRTVGLYNTKAAHMVRAAEILLAEHQGEVPRSREALEALPGVGRKTANVILNTAFGELAMAVDTHIFRVSNRTGLAPGKTPRAVEKGLLERVPPAYLKDGHHLLILHGRYTCMARTPKCGQCPVQDLCDWPDKPLAGKPKP; from the coding sequence ATGCAAACCCAGAAGATCGAAACCTTTTTCGCCCGGCTCGCCGCCGCCATTCCCTCGCCTAAGACCGAGCTCAATTACAGCACCCCCTATGAACTGCTGGTGGCCGTCGCTCTGTCGGCGCATACCACCGACAAATCCGTGAACAAGGCCACGGCAAGGCTTTTTCCCGTGGCCAATACGCCGGCAGCCATCGCGCAGCTCGGGGTGGATGGTGTACGCGAGTACATTCGTACGGTCGGGCTATACAATACCAAGGCCGCCCACATGGTCCGGGCGGCCGAAATCCTGCTGGCCGAGCATCAGGGCGAGGTGCCACGCAGCCGCGAGGCGCTGGAAGCCCTGCCTGGTGTGGGCCGCAAGACTGCCAATGTCATTCTGAACACCGCTTTCGGCGAACTGGCCATGGCGGTGGATACCCATATCTTCCGGGTGTCCAACCGCACCGGGCTGGCACCCGGCAAGACGCCGCGGGCCGTGGAAAAGGGCCTGCTGGAGCGTGTGCCACCGGCTTACCTGAAGGATGGCCATCATCTGCTCATTCTCCACGGCCGATATACCTGCATGGCCCGGACACCCAAATGCGGACAGTGCCCGGTTCAGGATCTTTGTGACTGGCCTGACAAGCCGCTTGCCGGTAAGCCCAAACCATGA
- a CDS encoding electron transport complex subunit E, which translates to MSDTTYSEIVKNGLWSNNPALVQLLGMCPTMAVTTSAVNGIGMGLATTLVVVASNASVSLVRDLVSPEIRVPAFILIIAAFTTIIDLSMNAYVHELHKVLGIFIPLIVTNCFVLGRAEAFASKHAPGKAALDGLMMGIGFTLALFVLGGMREILGKGTLLSGAHTFFGQGAQWLEMTIIPNFDGFLFMILPPGAFIGLGLMIALKNYLDQRAKQRPVVQPASNRAPDAALAAD; encoded by the coding sequence ATGAGTGACACGACCTATTCGGAGATTGTGAAAAACGGACTCTGGAGCAACAACCCCGCTCTGGTGCAGTTGCTGGGCATGTGTCCGACCATGGCGGTCACTACCAGCGCGGTCAACGGTATTGGCATGGGCCTGGCTACCACACTCGTGGTGGTTGCTTCCAATGCTTCGGTATCCCTGGTGCGCGATCTCGTCAGCCCGGAGATCCGGGTCCCGGCCTTCATCCTCATCATCGCCGCCTTTACCACCATCATCGATCTGAGCATGAACGCCTATGTGCATGAGCTGCACAAGGTGCTTGGCATCTTCATTCCGCTGATTGTCACCAACTGTTTCGTGCTCGGGCGCGCCGAGGCCTTTGCCTCGAAACATGCGCCAGGCAAGGCAGCGCTGGATGGGCTGATGATGGGCATTGGCTTTACCCTGGCGCTCTTCGTGCTTGGCGGGATGCGCGAGATCCTCGGCAAAGGCACCCTGCTGTCCGGCGCGCACACCTTCTTCGGTCAGGGGGCGCAATGGCTGGAAATGACCATCATCCCCAACTTCGATGGCTTCCTGTTCATGATCCTGCCGCCCGGGGCCTTCATCGGCCTTGGCCTGATGATCGCGCTGAAAAACTATCTGGATCAGCGGGCGAAACAGCGTCCCGTCGTTCAGCCTGCCAGCAACCGGGCACCGGATGCCGCCCTGGCGGCCGACTGA
- the rsxG gene encoding electron transport complex subunit RsxG: protein MGGALAAFAIITTALLAFTYLQTKGRVNANEQQLLQERLQAVMPASSYDNTFLKDSISVRSPALLGSQDPVTVYRARKDGKPVGVAFQAIAPNGYSGNITLLIGIYADGRVAGVRVLSHKETPGLGDPIEIERSPWILSFNGKSLGNPPAEQWAVRKDGGVFDQFTGATITPRAVVGAVRKALEFFQANRNRLFSAPADSAQAST from the coding sequence ATGGGGGGAGCGCTCGCAGCATTCGCCATCATCACCACTGCCCTGCTGGCATTTACCTATCTGCAGACCAAGGGGCGGGTGAACGCAAACGAGCAGCAGCTCCTGCAGGAACGCCTGCAGGCCGTCATGCCGGCGTCGAGCTATGACAATACCTTCTTGAAAGACAGCATCAGCGTGCGTAGCCCGGCGCTGCTCGGCAGCCAGGATCCGGTGACGGTCTATCGTGCCCGCAAGGATGGCAAACCGGTCGGCGTGGCCTTCCAGGCCATTGCCCCCAATGGATATTCCGGTAACATCACTCTTTTGATCGGCATCTATGCGGATGGCAGGGTGGCCGGGGTGCGGGTGCTGTCACACAAGGAAACGCCCGGGCTGGGTGATCCCATCGAGATCGAACGCTCACCCTGGATTCTCTCCTTCAACGGCAAGTCCCTGGGCAACCCGCCTGCCGAGCAGTGGGCCGTGCGCAAGGACGGCGGCGTCTTCGACCAGTTCACCGGCGCCACCATCACGCCGCGCGCGGTGGTCGGCGCCGTCAGAAAGGCCCTCGAATTCTTTCAGGCCAACCGCAACAGGCTGTTTAGCGCGCCCGCTGACAGCGCGCAGGCCAGCACATGA